In the genome of Polaromonas vacuolata, the window ACCAGTTCTTCTATATAGCCCGGTACCTGCACAGCTTCTGGCGGCAGATGGCTTGACTGGGCAATCCGAACGGCTTTGCGGCGGTAAGCGCCGGGCGTGGCGTCGCCTTCGCGCACCAGACCCTGCACCGCCAAAGTGTGTAGCTCACGGATGAAATGCTCGGAGATCACCGACCCCGGATCGATTGCAGTCTCAATGAAAACCATGGCTTGCTCGATGTTGTCAATTTCACGCAATTGGTCATCCGCGCTGGCGCTACCGTCTAGTGCGCTTTCAACATAGTCTGCCAATGTGGTGTGGTTACCTTCAATGCGAGCAGAACCCAAACTCTCCAATATATGAAAGACGCGCTTGAGCTGAAAAAACACCGGCGCAGGTGTGGTGCCCGCCAGTTGCAGGCGGCGTAAGTGCTCTAGCTCGGTCAGCACGTCAACTAAAGGGGAGTCAAAACTCGGGTTTATCAGCGCTAGATGGATGTGAAAAAATTCCGGCATGATGCTCCTTTATCTTTAATCTAGGGTAGTAGCTTTCTGTAATTTTATAAAAAAAAACCATTTAAAAACAACAATTTATTTACTTTTTGCCAGAAGATTATCTGTAATTTCTGAAGAATACTATCTCAATATCTTGGCACTGTACAACGCTGAAATGCTATGGCCAATAAGGTAATTACGGTTCTTATCGCTAAACCTCGGAGCCAACCAAGTAGAACAACGCAAAAAGCCGCACCAACGCAGTGAGTCACTGCATCAGTGCGGCTGAGCGGCCAAGTACGAAAGCTTTAACAAAAGCTTTTAGCTTGACGATTAAATCCCCACAACCGCCCCATCAGTACGCGGCTCAGTGCCGCCGCACAGCACGCCGGAGGCATCGCGCCAAATGATTTGGCCGCGCCCAAAAGACATCCGATTCGATTGCCAATTCACCGCATGGCCGCGCGCCGCCAGACCTCTGAAAATATGCTCTGGTGTGGTGCTTTCAATCTGCACTTGCAGACCTTTTTCCCATTCCCAACGCGGCGCATCTAGCGCAGCTTGTGGGTTCAGGTGAAAGTCCACCGTGTTCATAATCATTTGCAGATGGCCTTGCGGTTGCATAAAGCCGCCCATCACGCCGAACGGTCCAACTGGCATGCCGTTCTTGGTCAGAAAGCCCGGAATAATCGTGTGATAAGGTTTTTTACCCGGCGCTAAGCTGTTGGCGTGGTCTGGGTCAAGCGTGAAATTGTGACCCCGGTTATGCAGCGCTATGCCAGTGCCGGGCACCACCATGCCGCTGCCAAAACCCATGTAATTGCTTTGGATCATGGAGACCATATTGCCTTCATCATCGGCAGTGGTTAAAAACACCGTACCACCTTGAGGTGGTGTGCCGGGCAAGGGTTGGCTGGCGTTTTGGCCAATCATTTGACGCCGTTCGTGGGCATAGCCTTCCGACAGCAAGTCCTCGACTTTCACGCGCATATGACGCGGGTCAGCAATGTGTTTGAGACCATCGGCAAAAGCTAGCTTGATGGCTTCAATCTGGCGGTGATAGGTCAGCACGGAGTCGCGCTCAGAAAAGTCAAAACCCTTGAGTATGTTCAGACCAATTAAGGCGACCAAACCGTGGCCGCTGGGCGGGATTTCCCAGACGTCGTAGCCACGGTAATTCACGCTAATCGGGTCTACCCACTCGACCGCATAGTCGGCTAAATCTTGGGCACTGAGGTGACCACCAGCGCCTTGCACGCAGGCGGCAATTTTCTCGGCCAGCGGGCCACGGTAAAAACTCTCGGCATGGCTTTCGGCAATAGAGGTCAAAGTGTCGGCATGACCGGGCAGGCGAATCATCTCGCCAGCGTTCGGTGCGCGCTGTGCGGCGAAAGTGTCAAACCAAGCTTTAAAGTGCGGCTCGGTTAAATTTTTTCTAAACACTTTTGTCGCTTGCTGCCATGCATAAGCGACCGATGGCGAGACCGGAAAACCGTTCGCCGCATAGTTAATCGCCGCACTCATGGAAGCGGTCAGCGGCAAATTACCAAAGCGCTTGGCCAACGCCGCCCAAGCTGCCGGCGTGCCCGGAACTGTGACCGACAGTGGGCCGTATTTAGGCATTTCCTTGTGACCTAAGGCCGCCATGCTTTGCAAACTACTGGCCTGTGCAGCCGGGCCGCTGGCGTTAAGTCCATGCAGTTTTCCGCCGTGCCAGACCAGCGCAAAAGCATCACCGCCAATGCCGTTAGCAGACGGCTCAAGTACCGTCAAGGCAGCAGCAGTTGCAATCGCCGCATCAATCGCATTACCCCCTGCTTGCAGCACTTGTATGCCGGCCTGCGCCGCTAGCGGCTGCGAGGTAGCGACCATGCCGCGGCTGGCGTAGACCACGTTGCGGCGCGATGCATAAGGAAAGTGTTGGGGATCAAACTCAAGCATTCTTGTCTCTTTCTTTTAATTGAAATTATTTGTGGCGCGGATCGAGCGCATCGCGCAGTCCATCGCCTAAAAGGTTAAAGGACAGCACCAACAAAAAGATGGACAGTCCCGGCCATAGCGCCATCCACGGCGCGTTGTCAACATAGTTTTTAGCCGTGTTGAGCATACTGCCCCAGCTAGGCGCAGGCGGTTGCTGACCCAGACCGAGAAAAGACAAGCTGGCCTCGGCAATCACCGCCGCGGCAATCGCCAACGTGGCTTGCACAATCAGTGGCGGCAAGATATTCGGCAGTATGTGGCGAATCGCAATACGCCAATGCGGGTTACCAATGGCGCGTGCAGCTTCGACAAAATCTTCAACCTTGACCGACAACACTTGACCCCGGGTTAAGCGAATAAAAACCGGCGTAGCAGACACTCCGATAGCAATCATGGCGTTGGTCAAACTGGGGCCAAGAAAAGCAGCTAATGCGATGGCCAAAATTAAAAACGGCACAGCCAGCATGGCATCAGTAAAGCGCGAGATCACGCCATCAACCCAGCCGCCTAGATAACCCGCCAAAAGACCAATCGGCACACCCAAGCACATGGCGATGCTGACTGATACTAGGCCGGCTAAAAGCGAAGCACGCGCGCCCCAAATCACACGCGAGAACACATCGCGGCCGATCTCGTCAGTGCCAAACAGATATGCCGCGCTAGGCGCTTTACGCACCGCGCTCCAACTGGTTTGCAAGGGATCTTGCGGCGCTATCCAAGGCGCGAACAAGGCCAGCAAAACAAACATCAACACAATGATTAAACCCAGTATGGCACCACGACGGCGCAGTAAGCGCAGCAAAGCACGCTTAGCGGGCGACAGCTCTCGCGGTGTGAACGCAGGCTTGGCCACGGATAAATTAACGGCACTCATGGCTTAACCCCGAAGACGTGGATTGACATAAAAATAAGCTAAGTCGGCGAGCAAGTTCAGCAGTATGTAAACGCTAGAAGTAAATAGCACCACGCCCTGCACCACTGCGTAATCGCGATTAAAAACCGCATCCACAATCAGCTTGCCAAAACCCGGAATAGAAAATACCTGTTCAGTCAACACGGCGCCAGACAGCAGCGTGCCAAACTCCAGTGCACCCAGCGTGATGATGGGTGTGAGCGCATTGCGCAGTGCGTGTTTCACCACCACTCGGCCCTCACTCAAACCTTTGGCGCGCGCGGTTCTAACGTAGTCGGCGCTCAACACTTGCAACATGGCGCTACGGGTATGGCGCATCAGCACGGCGGCAATCGCATTGCCGAGCACAAAGGCCGGCATGATCATGGCCGCTAGGTTGGCTTTGAGGTCTTCAAACGGGCTGACGTAACCCGACGCAGGCAACCACCCGAGCGAGACAGAGAACAGCAAAATCATCAAAATACCGAGCCAAAAGTTGGGCGTTGAAAGCCCCCACAGCGCCAGCGCATTGGCCAAATAATCCCAAGCAGAATCTTTCGCCACAGCCGAGACAATGCCGGCTGGAATACCAATTAACACCGCAATCAACATAGACAGCGCAGCGAGTTGCAAGGTGACGGGAAGCTTCTCCTTGATTAAATCCAGCACCGGTTTTTGTATCCGCAGCGACTCACCCAAATCGCCCTTGAATACGCCGCCAATCCAATAGGCATAACGCACCGGCAAAGGTTCATCCAAGTGCATTTTTTTCTGCAAATAGGCAATCACCGTTGGGTCCTGGTCTTCACCGGCCAGCATGATGGCTGGGTTGCCCGGCAGCAATTGCTGCAAGCCAAAAATGATGATGGTGACCAAAAACACCGTCGGTATCAGCGCTGATAAGCGCCTTAGAAAATAACTGAGCATGGCGTAGGCCTAGAAAATTGAGTTTATTTAAAAGCCAGTCCCTGCACGCGCATCAGGCCGTCAGGAATAGCACGCACACCGGTCAACTTATTGTTGTAAGCCCAAAGCCAATTGCGGTGATAAAGATAAATCACTGGCCGGTCTTTGTTGGTTTGAATGGCTATTTTCTCGAACAGCTTGGCGCGCTCAGCCGGCTCCCGCACAGAGCGCGATTGGCTTAGCAACGCATCAATTTCTGGTTTGCAATAACCCGAATAATTAAGCGGCTGGTTGCAGCCGTAAAAACTAAACAAGTTGCCGTCCGGATCAACCCGGCCGCTCCAAGCGAGCATGTAAACATCGAACTGGCCCTTGTCAGCCAAGTTAAGCGAGGTGGCAAATTCTGTCGATTGAATCTTCACATCAAAGCCGGCTTCCTTGGCCATGGCCTGCACCACTTGGGCAACACGCTGGCCGTCAGAAGTAGTCGGCGTCATCAGATTCACCACCGGATTAACCACACCGGCTTCCTTGAGCAAAGCCTTGGCGCGGGCGATATTGCGTTTTGGAATTGGTACGCTCTTGGCATAAAAACTATTGTTGGGTGCCAGCCACTGGTTGCCGGGTGAGGCTTCGCCGTCCATCGCCACTTGGGTGATGCCGGCCCGATCCAGCGAGAGCTCAAAAGCTTCGCGCACGCGCGGGTCGCGGCCCATGGCGTTCTTCTTGGCTTCTTCGCTTTTGCCAGTGTTAATCGTCAACCCTTGGTAGCCTAGTTCAGTGATGCGGGCGACGGACAGGCGTTTGTCGTTTTTGATTTGTGGAATGTCTGACGGCGCGACGCGTTCGATCAAATCTAACTGGCCAGCGCGTAAATTCGCCAAACGCACAGTGGAGTCAACCACGGGTTGAAAAATTATTTTGTCAAAGTGAATCGCACTTTTATTCCAGTAATTAGGAAAGCGGTCCAGCACAATCTTGTCTTGCGCTACACGCTCATTAAATTTAAACGGGCCAGAGCAAACCGGCTTGGTGCCAAAGCTGCCAGGGTTTTCTTTGGCGGCTTTGGGCGACACCATCATGCCAGCCCTGTCGGCCAACACGGACAGCAGTGGTGCGAACGGCTGCGACATATTCAAACGCACGGTTAAATCATCGAGCACATCGACGCTGCTAACCGGCAGCAACTCGCCGCGGCGGTTGGAGCCGGGCAGGGTTTTATGCCGTTCGATATTGAACTTCACCGCTGCTGCATCGAATTTTTCACCGTCATGAAAAGTCACGCCGGGGCGTAGTTTCATGATCAGGATTTTGTTGTCTGGCGACCAAACCCAAGACAGCGCTAACTGCGGCACTATGCCGAGTTTTTCATCAATATCAACCAGCTTGTCGCACAGCGAAGCAAACACAATACGGCCAACAAAAGTACGCGCCATGCTGGGGTCAAGCACATCCGGATCTTCCGCCAAACCGATGCGTAAAGTCTGTGATTGAACACCAAAAGCCAGCGTGCTCAGAGCAATCGCAAGAGCGGCGGGTAGGTGACGTTTAAAAGCGGATTTGGCGGATGGCAGTTTGGTATTTTTCATGCTGTCTCAAAGTTAGGTTACAGAAGAATTAAACAAAAAAATGAAGAAGAATTGGCGTTTGAAAAAAGATGAAAATCAAATCGCTGCGGGCAATACTTGTTTGGCAGCGCTGTTAGAAAAAGCCGCTTGCAAAATTTGCAAACGCCGATTCGGGGTGGGAATATGCATTTCAGCAGGCGGTGCACTGGCTGCAATCTCGCGCCAAAAATGGCACGCGACGCTGTGACCGCCGTCAGATAAAAGCTCTGGCACTTCTTCGGCACAGCGCGCTTTGGCGTGCGGGCAACGCGTGTGAAAGCGGCAGCCGCTAGGCGGCGAAACCGGATTCGGCACATCGCCCTGCAGTAGCACACGCTGGCGCACCAAGCCGGGCTCTGGCAGCGGTATCGCACTGAGCAAGGCTTGGGTGTAGGGGTGACGCGGCTGATCAAACAAACTTTTCTTATCCGCGTATTCCACCATCTGGCCGAGATACATCACCGCCACATGCGAAGCAATGTGTTTGACCACCGCCAAGTCGTGGGCGATAAACACATAGGCCAGCCCGAGTTGTTTTTGCAGGTCTTGCATCAGGTTCACGACCTGAGCTTGTATCGACACGTCGAGTGCCGACACTGGCTCATCACACACAATCAAACGCGGCTCAACCGCTAGCGCTCTGGCAATCCCTATACGCTGACGCTGACCGCCCGAAAACTCATGCGGATAGCGCTGCAAATACTGCGCGGGCAGGCCGACCAAATCGAGTAATTCAATCGCCCGCGCTTTTTGCCGACCACGCGCTAAGCCGTGTAATTGCAAAGGCTCGATCAGCGTTTGCTCTACCGTCATGCGCGGATTGAGTGACGAATAAGGGTCTTGAAAAATCATCTGCAACTCACGCCGGCGCTCACGCATGGCCGCGGGTTTTAACGTCATCAAGTCTTGGCCCTCAAACCAAACTTTGCCGGAAGTAGGCTCTAGCAAGCGCAGCACCAAACGGCCAGCGGTCGATTTTCCGCAACCCGATTCGCCGACCAAGGCCATAGTCTGGCCAGCACGCAACTCAAAACTCAAACCATCGACCGCATGCACCACGGCTTTATCACGGCTAAAAAGGCTTTTTTGAACCGGGAAATGTTTGACTAATTTTTCCACTCGCAGCAAAGGCGTGCTGCTATTTTTCTTCGCGTCGTTCATGCAACTGTCTCGCTAGAAAAATCAAGAGGCGCCATCCAGCAAGCCGCTTGGTGACCATCGCCCAAGTCGGTTAGCGGGGGTGGCTCGGCATGGCATTTATCTTGTGCGAACGGGCAGCGCGGCGCAAACCGGCAGCCTTGTAAACCACTCATGGGCGTGGGTACTTGGCCTTCGATGGCCGCAAGCCGGTCTTGTTCTAAATGCAGTTTAGGAATCGATCCCAGCAAGCCAATGGTGTAGGGGTGCTGGGGATTTTCAAACAAATCTTTAACACTGGCGCGCTCGACAATCCGGCCGCTATACATCACCAGCACATCGTCAGCCAGCTCAGCGATCACGCCTAAGTCGTGCGTGATCAGCATGATGGCGGTGCCGGTTTCTTCACGCAGGCTGCGCATTAATTCCAGCACTTGGGCTTGGATAGTCACATCCAATGCGGTGGTCGGCTCGTCGGCAATCAACAGGGCTGGCTCGCAGCACAAAGCCATGGCAATCATGACGCGCTGGCGCATGCCGCCTGAGAGTTTGTGCGGATACTCGTCTATGCGCCGCTCTGGTGCGGGTATACGCACACGGCGCAGCATTTCTATCGCGTGGTCTCTGGCTTGGGCTGGATTTAAATCGCGGTGGCAACGAATCGCCTCTGTCAATTGATCGCCAATCGTGAAGGCCGGATTCAATGAGGTCATGGGCTCTTGAAAAATCATTGCAATACGGTTGCCGCGCAAAGCCCGCATCTCAGGCGCAGACAACTGCGTCAGATCAGCGCCATCAAAAACAATACTGCCGCTGGCAATACGGCCTTGGCCTTTGGGCAGCAAGCCCATGATGGACAGCGAGGTGACGCTTTTACCGCAACCGGACTCACCCACAATGCCCAGTGTGCGGCCGGCTTGAACGGAAAAACTAACGCGATCAACAGCGGTGAATTCACCGCCTTCAACTTTGAAACACGTGCTTAGGTTTTTTACTTCTAACAATGCGCTCATGCTTGTGGCTCCGGGGATTTTTGGGCGGCGTGAAAGCGCGCTATGTGGGCATCAATTTCTGTACGATCGATGATGCCGCTGGGGTTTTCGCGCGTCGCGAGACATTGTGAAAAAGGCAAGTAACGCTCCAAACTCACGCGGTAAAGGCGGAGCAATTCATCCAGTGGTTCTGTATGGTCGTCAATACGAATGTCTAGCGCGGGATAGTCTTGACCCGAGTAAATCAGTAAGGCCGCAGCTTGCTTGCCGCGCTTATCGCCGCCAGCGGTTTGACCGGCTTGCATAGCCAGAATCAAACGCAAGGCAAATGGCAGCGCATTATTGTGTTTATAACTTTGGGCAGTCGCGGCAATCACTTCAGGCCCGGCGAGCATATTGCCAGCGACTGAAAAACCGTTATGCAAACTGTGACCGCACCAGTCCACGCACTCTGCACCGGTGTGGGCAGCGCCTCGGCCTAGCGCATCGACAAGGTGAATTTGGCGCTGCGCAATGCCCGCGTCCAGCGCTAACAATGTGCGCAAAATTTCAGCCGGATCGCGTCCATCAGCCATAGCGGAAAGTGAAGGCGCGGCGAGCAAGGGATTGACCAGTGCTTGGGTGGCCAACGCGCCCACATGGCTTTGGCCAAATGGGCAAAGTGCACCGACTGCAAAAAAGCGACTGGCAACGGCAACACCCAAATCTCCGTTGGTGTCGCGTGCAACTATGGACCAGGTCATGCCATCCTCTCATGCGCTATGAGAGTGGTAAATCCAGCACTCATGCTAGGCTAAACCCTGATAGAAAAAGGCTGCGTCGCATCAGAGCATAGCCTGAAATACGCTTTAGAAAAGCCTCTGAATCATTAGGTGACAAAGTATTTATATAAACCATGCCAGCACTTATGCAAGACTCAGGCCAAAGTGGCCGACGCAGAAAAAAACGTTTTTAGATTTTTTTCTGCAAGCCGCTAACCACGTCGGGATAGTTCAGTTTCAAGCGCAATTCTTTTTTAAGCCGGCTGTTGTCCATACGGCGCGATTCAGACATAAAGCTCAATTGCATTGCCGGTAACAAACGTTGCGCCTCTGTGCGCGTTAAGCGCGGCGGCGGCGCCAGGCCGTAGAGGGACGCGGCCAAGTCAAAGTAGTCGCCCATTTTGAGATCGGTGTCATCGCTGACATTGCTCACACGCTGCGGCCTGCCGCGCCATAGCGCGGCTAAACAGGCGCGCGCTAAATCGTTGGCGTGAATGTGGTTGGTATAAACATCGTCCTCGGCCAGCAGCACCGGCGTGCCCTTGCGAAGCCTAGCCTCAGGCGTGCCGCCCACTCGATCGAGCGCATAAATACCGGGTATGCGCAAAATATGAACCTTGCTGCCGGTGCCGCGCCCGAACAGACGTAATTGGTCTTCCGCATCGACACGGCGCCAAGCGCGGCCAGTCTGGGGCGCTAAGGTGCGGGTTTCATCGATGTGCTGGCCCTCGCAGTCGCCATACACGCCGCTGGTTGAGCCGTAGACCAAGCTTTGCGGCAGACTGCGCAGCCGCAGCGCGCGTAGCAAATCTAGCGTTCTGGGATCGGTGCGGGCATAGGGGTCAAGATTCGGCGGCGGCGCTAAATGCAGCACTCTTGTAGCTAACGCTGAGAGCCGACGCAGCGTGCTTTTATCGTCTAAGTTACCGAGCAATGGCGTGATCTGCTGAGCGCGAAGCTCATCCAGCCGGGAGGCCGAAGAAGTCAGCGCCAGCACCCGAATCCGGGACGGTAGCAAACGCGCAGCGCGCATGCCGACGTCACCACAGCCAATGATTAAAACGCGTTGGCGGCGAAAGCGAGAAGGCAGTGCGCCTAAAGGGTTTGAGTTTGAGGGCAAAATTGGGGGATGCGCCGCTTTAGTGGCCACATTAAAAAACCAGATGTCTTAAGGATAACCACTATGAGTTTTAACATCACAGTATTGCCCAGCGGGCGATCTTTTACCGTCAACCCAGATGAAGCCCTGCTGGCAGCCGCCATCAGCCAAGGCATTGGCATGCCGTATGGCTGCAAAGACGGCGCTTGCGGGTCTTGCAAATGCAAGAAAATTTCTGGCACTGTCACGCTAGGGCCGCACCAAGCCAAAGCCCTCTCGCCGGAAGAAGAAGAAGCTGGATTTATCCTGACCTGTTGCGCAACCGCGCAAACCGACGTGGTGTTGGAGTCGCGCCAAGTCACCGACGAAAGCGCTTTTCCGATCAAAAAAATGCCGGTACGGGTTAACGCGTTAAACAAAGTTTCGCCCGATGTGATGGTGATGCGCCTGCAATTACCAGCCAGCGATGTGTTTAAGTACCACGCCGGTCAGTATGTTGAATTCTTGCTCAGAGACGGCGACAGACGCGCTTACTCTATGGCCAACGCACCACACCAGCAAACCGATAACCCGGGTCTTGAATTGCATGTTCGCCATTCGCCAGGCGGTAAATTTACCGATCCGGTGTTTGCCACCATGAAAGAAAAAGACATCTTGCGTATTGAAGGGCCTTACGGCAGCTTTTACCTGCGCGAAGAAAGTGAAAAACCGATGGTGATGCTGGCCTCAGGCACCGGCTTTGCGCCCATTAAAGCCATGATTGAGCACATGCAGTTCAAGGGCATTACCCGCCCCACGGTGTTGTACTGGGGCGGTCGCCGTCCACAAGACCTATACCTGCACGAATGGGTGTTAGCCAGAGTCGCAGAAATGCCAAACCTGAGCTATTTCCCCGTGGTGTCAGACGCGCTGCCTGAAGACGCATGGACTGGCCGTACCGGCTTTGTTCACCAAGCGGTTTTGCAAGACATTAGCGACTTTTCGGGTCATCAGGTTTATGCCTGCGGCGCGCCCATAGTGGTGGACTCAGCGCAAGCTGCCTACATTGCTGCAGGCTTGCCTGAAGACGAATTTTTCGCTGACTCTTTCATCACGGAAAAAGAAAAAGCTGCTGCGCTGACTTAACACGCGTTGGCTTAATCGGTGATGACGCTGCGCACTGAGCTTTGATCAATCAGCCATCCGCTTTTAGCGCGGCTAGCAATTAGCGCTTTTAAATTTGCTTTTTTTAACCGCTCTTTGTTGATTGTTCAGTGCAAAGCAGTGCAGCGCTTAATGCAACCCTCAGCATCAAGCTGGGGTGTGACAATCTTGGTATGAAAATCAAATACCAAAGTGACAGGGCTAGCTCTTCTAAAAGAGTGTTAATGGCGGGCCTGGCTTGCGCCATGGCTCTTTTTCTTGCACCCGTTAGCAGCGTACTGGCGCAATCAAAAGTCATACGCTTGATAGTGCCTTACGCACCCGGTGGTCCGATAGACGTGACGGCACGCATGATGGCTGAAGGGGTAAGAAATACCTTGGGCACGGTGATCATTGAAAACAAGCCGGGTGCCGGCGGCAACATCGGTTTGGACATGCTGGCCAAGGCTGCGCCCGATGGTATGACGATTGGAATTGCAGCCGTTGCAACCAATGCGATCAACCCTTGGCTCTACAGCAAAATGCCGTTTAATGCAGCGACGGATTTCGCACCCATCACGCAAATGCTGCGTGTGCCAAACGTGTTGGTGATGAATGCCGAAACCGCCAAGCGGCTAAATATCAACAGCGTAGCGGACTTGATTAAATATGCAAAAGCCAACCCAGCCAAACTCAATTACGCCAGCGGTGGCAACGGCAGCGCTGGCCATTTAGCCGGTGAAATTTTCAAAGCCAGAGCCGGTGTTTTCGCGCTGCACATTCCCTACAACGGTGGTAATCCAGCGCAGCTTGCCTTGCAAGGCGGTCAGGTCGATTTCAATTTTGATAATTTGGCAACGGCGGCTGCGGGTATCAAGTCAGGCAAGCTCAAAGCACTGGCTGTGACGACTTTAGCGCGCAGCAGTGCCTTGCCCGATGTGCCAGCGTTATCAGAAACGCTCAAGGGCTTTGAGATTGATACTTGGTGGGGCTTAGTTGCACCGGCCGGTACGTCCAAAGATGTGATTGCAAAACTGCATCATGCCTTTGCCGCAGCGCTCAATTCACCCGAAATCAAAAGCCGCTTCGCCTTGTTAATGGCCGAACCAGTAGCCAGTACGCCAGAAGAGTTTGCCCGCCTGATGAAAAACGAGTTGGCTAAATATGAAAAAGTAGTCAAGGCGTCGGGTGCTAAGGTGGACTAAGGTGGACTAAGGTGGACTAAGGTGGACTAAAAAATGATGGCGCCAGAGAACTGGATCTTCAAATTTCAGGTTAACCAGCAAACTCAATCACGCAAAAATGGCTGCAAGGCTTTAAACGTCAAGCGTGCCGCTCCGCTATAGCCAGCGGCAAACGCCAAACTGGCACGGGCTGCATCAGACAATTGCTGCGGATGGCTGATCAGCGCCATAGCGGCGGCAAAGCCTTGAGTCATATCGGCTACGCGCTGGGCTGCACCGCAGGCTTGGGCTTGCTCAGCGGCTTGGGCAAAGTTAAATGTGTGGGGGCCCATGACGATGGGGCAAGCGCAGGCGGCGGCTTCAATCAGATTTTGTCCACCTAAGGGCGCAAAGCTGCCGCCTAGCAATGCCGCGTCGGCTAGCGCGTAATACAAGGCCATTTCGCCGAGTGAGTCGCCCAGCCAGACATCGGCCTGCATCGCCTCAGCGCTGGCGCTTGGGCCGGCATCTGACCAGCTGGAGCGACGCGAAACGCTCAAACCCAGACCGCGCGCTAACTCGGCGACTTCATCAAAGCGCTGGGGGTGACGCGGGACTAGCAAAAAACGCGGGCTAACTAATCGCTTGGGCTGATCTTTAAACTGGCGAATCTGGCTTAGAAAATCGATTTCCTCACCTTTACGCGAGCTGGCAAACAGCAGCAGCGGTTCGGCCCGCTTCCAGAGGCGGCTTTTGGCGAGCAAGGCAGCATCCAGACTGACATCGAACTTGAGGTTGCCAGACACGCTTAGCCGCGTCACGCCCAAGCGGGCAAAGCGGCTAGCGTCGGCTTCAGTCTGCGCGAGTACAGCGCTTAAACCGCTATAAGCTGGGCGCGATAAGCTGGCCAATCGCAGGGCTTGGGCAAGGGATTTTTCAGACAACCTGGCATTGACTAACAGCATGGGCAAAGCGCAGCGCCTAGCCTCGGCTAGCGTGACCGGCCAGACCTCGGTTTCCATCAACAGTCCCAGGCGCGGCTTAAAGTGATGCAGAAACCGCCGCACCACCGCAGGGCTGTCCCAAGGCTGCCAGACCTGCACATCACCCGCACGCAATAACGCCCTGCCCGCCTCGCGTCCGGTGGCCGTGCCGTGAGTAAGCAAGATGCGCAGGTCGGGATAGTGTTCACGCAAAACCGCCAGCAAGGGCGCTGCTGTGCGCGTCTCACCGAGCGAGACCGCATGCAGCCACACCAGCTCACTTCGCGTTTCTAACGGCTGGCTGTAGTGGCCAAAGCGCTCTGC includes:
- a CDS encoding DUF1028 domain-containing protein, coding for MTWSIVARDTNGDLGVAVASRFFAVGALCPFGQSHVGALATQALVNPLLAAPSLSAMADGRDPAEILRTLLALDAGIAQRQIHLVDALGRGAAHTGAECVDWCGHSLHNGFSVAGNMLAGPEVIAATAQSYKHNNALPFALRLILAMQAGQTAGGDKRGKQAAALLIYSGQDYPALDIRIDDHTEPLDELLRLYRVSLERYLPFSQCLATRENPSGIIDRTEIDAHIARFHAAQKSPEPQA
- a CDS encoding Bug family tripartite tricarboxylate transporter substrate binding protein gives rise to the protein MAGLACAMALFLAPVSSVLAQSKVIRLIVPYAPGGPIDVTARMMAEGVRNTLGTVIIENKPGAGGNIGLDMLAKAAPDGMTIGIAAVATNAINPWLYSKMPFNAATDFAPITQMLRVPNVLVMNAETAKRLNINSVADLIKYAKANPAKLNYASGGNGSAGHLAGEIFKARAGVFALHIPYNGGNPAQLALQGGQVDFNFDNLATAAAGIKSGKLKALAVTTLARSSALPDVPALSETLKGFEIDTWWGLVAPAGTSKDVIAKLHHAFAAALNSPEIKSRFALLMAEPVASTPEEFARLMKNELAKYEKVVKASGAKVD
- a CDS encoding NAD-dependent epimerase/dehydratase family protein, which codes for MPSNSNPLGALPSRFRRQRVLIIGCGDVGMRAARLLPSRIRVLALTSSASRLDELRAQQITPLLGNLDDKSTLRRLSALATRVLHLAPPPNLDPYARTDPRTLDLLRALRLRSLPQSLVYGSTSGVYGDCEGQHIDETRTLAPQTGRAWRRVDAEDQLRLFGRGTGSKVHILRIPGIYALDRVGGTPEARLRKGTPVLLAEDDVYTNHIHANDLARACLAALWRGRPQRVSNVSDDTDLKMGDYFDLAASLYGLAPPPRLTRTEAQRLLPAMQLSFMSESRRMDNSRLKKELRLKLNYPDVVSGLQKKI
- a CDS encoding 3-deoxy-D-manno-octulosonic acid transferase → MNRLMLRLYALVMWLSQPLLRRKLARRGQLEPGYGYAVAERFGHYSQPLETRSELVWLHAVSLGETRTAAPLLAVLREHYPDLRILLTHGTATGREAGRALLRAGDVQVWQPWDSPAVVRRFLHHFKPRLGLLMETEVWPVTLAEARRCALPMLLVNARLSEKSLAQALRLASLSRPAYSGLSAVLAQTEADASRFARLGVTRLSVSGNLKFDVSLDAALLAKSRLWKRAEPLLLFASSRKGEEIDFLSQIRQFKDQPKRLVSPRFLLVPRHPQRFDEVAELARGLGLSVSRRSSWSDAGPSASAEAMQADVWLGDSLGEMALYYALADAALLGGSFAPLGGQNLIEAAACACPIVMGPHTFNFAQAAEQAQACGAAQRVADMTQGFAAAMALISHPQQLSDAARASLAFAAGYSGAARLTFKALQPFLRD
- a CDS encoding CDP-6-deoxy-delta-3,4-glucoseen reductase → MSFNITVLPSGRSFTVNPDEALLAAAISQGIGMPYGCKDGACGSCKCKKISGTVTLGPHQAKALSPEEEEAGFILTCCATAQTDVVLESRQVTDESAFPIKKMPVRVNALNKVSPDVMVMRLQLPASDVFKYHAGQYVEFLLRDGDRRAYSMANAPHQQTDNPGLELHVRHSPGGKFTDPVFATMKEKDILRIEGPYGSFYLREESEKPMVMLASGTGFAPIKAMIEHMQFKGITRPTVLYWGGRRPQDLYLHEWVLARVAEMPNLSYFPVVSDALPEDAWTGRTGFVHQAVLQDISDFSGHQVYACGAPIVVDSAQAAYIAAGLPEDEFFADSFITEKEKAAALT